aaaaatataacatatataccTCTCATATCAAATCTAAGTTAATAAATGTTAGAGTTTACTTACATGAcatactaactcataataaattattaatataataatatatatattttaagtttaaaaaaatctGAGACTTCCATTAATGATAGGAGGAGACATCATCGTCAAAACGACCAACAACAATAACACTAAATCGTTGCTGCCTAAAAGGAGCATCGAAAACTCCTAAGCTTGTCATCAACATGAGAGAGGGCGTGTGCTTACAATGCCTTACTAAACAATAGTGGGTCGATACTCGATATCATTATTGATATCATTACTAGGTTACTTCCACAAGTCTCCTCGTACCACAAGTCTCCTCCTAGTGATAGaaatctcaattttttttaatttaaattatacatattattatattaataatttactgTAAATTAATATATCACGTAAAAAAATCTAACGTTTATTAACTCTAACTTGGCGAAATatacttatatgctatatttttttaaatataaaattattttaaatataaataaatcataaaaacttaAGAAATTCATGTTCAAAACCATAAAAACTAAAATATACATTaaccttaaattatatatatcattatattaataatttattatgaataaataaaaaaaattatatattatatttttaaaaatataaagattattttagacaTTAACAAATCATAAAGAACTTATGATTAAAATTAACCTTACTCCCTACTAAATACGACAGAAACAGAGACATTATTCCAAGGCCATTGCCAATCAGTATGTTGTAAAACAATTGCAGATAGTGTAACTCAAAAGACAAactcaaaactaaattacaaattAGACATGCAGAACAAAGCAAGGGAATACTCGAGAAGCACAAAAGCACATTAGATCCCATCTCCGTCGTATGTTTTCCATCTCTCCACGACAACCTTGAACTGGTCATCTCTCTTCCTTATCTGCAAAATAAACATTCTTCAGTGCAGTAGTTGAAGTGTGTTGATCCAGGAAAAAGACAACTCCACGTTCGTTGTGGACATGCATAACATAGACAAATAAAACTGTTTCACTACTTATTCCAGTTTACAATTAAAATAAGACAGGAGCAGGTGAATCATTGCTCTGGCAGAACTTTGACTAAAACAAATTGAAGATTAATTTTTGTTAAGCTTATTACCTCAACCAATGGCTTCTTGCCAATGAGCAACATATCGACACTCCTTTCTGTCTGTACAACCAAGAAATATTAGAGCAATAATTTGGTTCAACACATATGGCACCAAGACTTTTTTGAGTGTAATCACAGTTGAAGACCTTTAAGGAGCAGACAATATGAAATCGTTGATGCaataggaaaaataaaatttacGAAGATGCTCAGCAACAGGGGCGATCACAAATAACATCTTGATTAAatcatagatagaaaaaacagtTATCATGATAAGTTCTCTACTGCAAAACCATTTAAATCTGATTCAATATTGATGACCATCTATCTGGTTTCTGACTACAATAACTTCAAATTCATACGACTCATTGAGTTACACACCCACCCACACACCATATGGCTCTTGTGGTTCCTCCATCGAAACTGCAAGCTAATACTGAAATGTGAGGATTACTAACATCTATCTCTAATTGAGCCGTCAACATCCCCGTGCCTGCCTACTCCCGACAACCCTTCTTCTATGTGCCTCCAAAGGTTTAGTTCCATAGACACATGtttattttactttataaatCACAGTATTCTATATGTTTACAGGTGAAGAAACTGCTCAACATGTTGTAACGAGGAAAATAACTTACCCGATGTGTAACCCAGTAGTTCCGTTCCCTCATTTCTATTAGGAAAGGAAATGTTGGTGGAGCCTTCCTCTCAAGGATGCTTTTTTGACTCCGTCTTGCTCGTGCCTCCTCATCTCCTAGAGTGACAGTCTCCACTCCACCAACCTGGATGTTCAATAATGGAAATATAAATGTAAGCCTGAATCTTAATCTATCAAGTTCCTGATATGGTAAGAGACTAAACAAGTGAATCTTTCAAGCAAACTGACAcacatcaaaagaaaaattatgttCAGATTAGTAAAGACATAAGTTTGCAGGCACAATTTTAACTCAAATAATCTCACAGTAGTATATGACAAACAGTGTGGCATGCAGCACAAATTAAATCCGGACATGGAAATCAATGAATGCAAAACTTTAGCAATGTAAAGATGTACTTTGAAGTTTGAATGACAGATGCAATATAGACTGGACAGAGATCTATTTTTTATTCTCAGGTTACACTTTAACAGTAAAATGTAACTATTATTACTTTGGCCATTTCCAGTGGGTAATAACTGAAGCACAAAGGATGGCAGCTGACCTTAGTGAGCCaccatttctttttgctattgcaCAAATCCTCTCAAAAATCTAAACCAAGAAACAATGTTTATAGTTTATACATCACCTCATTTGAACTAATCTAAACCAAGAAACAATGTTTATACATGACCGCATGTGAATTTTTCGGATGCCTTTGTGCAAAGCCTTCACACAGACTCTAAAACTATCTTTACTCCTTTTACAGAGATTAAAtcattcccttctcttctcagggGCAAAGCCCAGACCATTTAATGCAGCAGCATGTCCATGGAGATCACTTAAGAGATGTGCATCAACGTTCATGAATGTTGCACCACCATAAGAAAAGGAATACAACCACACACTATGAAATATACACATGCTTGAACAGCTatgagaaggaaagaatacacagGATTTATCCACAGGGATGCTGACTTTAAATGCAACTGCTAATTCCAGTTTAAGCTAAACAGTATGTTTGAATACCAGATCAGATAGAGTAGGATTCTTAATGATGTTTGCCAATCGGTCTCCGTGAGCTGTGCCAATAAGCATCACTCCTCTTTCTGCAATTGAGCGACAAGCAAGTGCTTCGGCTTCTGTGCCAATCTCATCTACAATAACCACCTCCGGCATGTGATTCTCGACTGCTTCAATCATGACTCGGTGTTGCATGGATGGTTCAGGAACTTGCATTCTCCTTGCACCACCTATTGCTGCATGAGGAATATCTCCATCACCTCCAATCTCATTGCTGGTGTCCACAATCACCTATCCTAATCATCAGTGTATATATAAAGAATGTAAAGTGTTacatatcataactacaaacgttAAACCAATAAGAACTTACGAGTTAGTTAGCTATACCACTCTCTTATGGAGTTCATCAGCTAGGACACGTGCAATCTCACGCATGACAGTAGTCTTACCAACTCCAGGTCtgataaaatagaaaaataaaaatgacagcAATCATATCAAACACCAATGCAATAACAAATACAAAAGCCCACAAATTCTGGAAATACATTAGTTTCAGCAGGCAATACAACATAGTGAATGCTATCAAATTGACATGTTAACATGATTATTTTGTGCCGATTCTTATAAAGATAATAGTTACGACTTTGCGGGAAAAACAAATCCATCATAAAAAATGCATTTATCTTCTCCATTTCTGAAGCCTTTTCTTTTCAACTCCTTTTCGGTTAGCTGCTCGAACCATCCCTTTTCATGTTAAATCATTTAGTTGAACTTAGCTGTACAGAGAACTCCTTATGTATCATGTACTGAAGATTAAAAATAGAATCTTGCTTAGCAAATTCAATATCAACCGCTAAATCCAGAATATACAGTACACATTGATACTTACTCATAGCTGAGAAAGCATTAACTTCAAGGATGTGTTTTGCATTGCataagatcaagaaaacaaaagaaatatacTCAAAGAATCAATGAGAATGTCATTCTCTAAACAGTtactttcttgatatatttctccCCTATGTTGGCCATCCTTCTTACAAACTACATACAGAAATACCTTCCTAAGTCATGCTTACTAAAAGGATAAACAAAATACCTTCCTAAAAAGAGGATGCTCTCTCTGTACTCTAGGAGATCACGCACCATGTCAACATGACCACTAACTGCTCGACCAACTCTACAAGTCAATCCAACAACGAGCCCTTTCCGACTCCTTATCGCAGATATCCTATGCAAAGTACCTTCAATGCCAGCTCGGTTGTCTCCTCCAAATTCTCCAAGTGATTTTTGAGCTTCCTCCAACTCTTCCAGTGAAATCTGGAACACAGAGTATGAGGGCAACATAAGACACCAAGTGTATGCAACAGGATTCTTATCAGGAAAAACACCATACATGAGAAAAGCATTTAGATAGTATAACTAACTATAGCCTAATCAAACGAAAAAAATAAGCAAGCTTTGAGAGCCACATAACATGAAAATAAAAGCCATAAAATTAGTAAGAACAAGTATGGAGAGTATCTGAATTAATGGAAAAGATATCATGTATTAGAGAAAACATTACAAGAAGCCCATAGGTGTAAATGACATCACAAGCCACTACTATCACCTCTTTGTCCCTCAGATACTGCCCAGCAGATTCACCAAGGAAACGTGCTTCAGGTCGGCGACCCAAATCCAGTATAACCTAATTATAAGATATGTGGAACACTGGGCAATATAAGCAACAACCTCattattataaattttcaatTACATATTTTCTCATAATGAGTGAATTAAAGAAAAAACAATATAACTTAAGACTTCCGTAATGTTCAAACAAGTGAAGCATGATCCATGTCACAGAAAATGCAATCATTTACCTCTAGGAGTTGGTCTCTTCTAGGCTCACTTTGCAGATTCTCTCGCAGATCTCTAGGTAAAACCTGCAAAAGATGAGCTACCACGATTGCGCTTATACTCGCAAACCAGTAAGCACTGAACTGAAGCTAATGGCTGTCACGCCATTAAACCTTTTCTTTTGTCGACCATTGTAATTGTCATCTTCAATTTGTCCAAAATTTCAGGAAACACAAACCTGCTCATAATTACTGAAACGGTTGCTTTCTTTAAAAGGCGTTGAATTATACCCAAGAAAGACATCCACAAGTATGGAAGACAAAGAGAACACAGTTGGCTCAG
The window above is part of the Musa acuminata AAA Group cultivar baxijiao chromosome BXJ2-6, Cavendish_Baxijiao_AAA, whole genome shotgun sequence genome. Proteins encoded here:
- the LOC103987656 gene encoding uncharacterized protein ycf45 isoform X3, translating into MGVLSVHPRPCPPNPHFSGFDFTPSSCRPRLALFSPSPRRSPLQIRRFSSPEATDDGFVVVEDDLHTLLEISLEELEEAQKSLGEFGGDNRAGIEGTLHRISAIRSRKGLVVGLTCRVGRAVSGHVDMVRDLLEYRESILFLGRPGVGKTTVMREIARVLADELHKRVVIVDTSNEIGGDGDIPHAAIGGARRMQVPEPSMQHRVMIEAVENHMPEVVIVDEIGTEAEALACRSIAERGVMLIGTAHGDRLANIIKNPTLSDLVGGVETVTLGDEEARARRSQKSILERKAPPTFPFLIEMRERNYWVTHRTERSVDMLLIGKKPLVEIRKRDDQFKVVVERWKTYDGDGI
- the LOC103987656 gene encoding uncharacterized protein ycf45 isoform X2 yields the protein MGVLSVHPRPCPPNPHFSGFDFTPSSCRPRLALFSPSPRRSPLQIRRFSSPEATDDGFVVVEDDLHTLLEVLPRDLRENLQSEPRRDQLLEISLEELEEAQKSLGEFGGDNRAGIEGTLHRISAIRSRKGLVVGLTCRVGRAVSGHVDMVRDLLEYRESILFLGRPGVGKTTVMREIARVLADELHKRVVIVDTSNEIGGDGDIPHAAIGGARRMQVPEPSMQHRVMIEAVENHMPEVVIVDEIGTEAEALACRSIAERGVMLIGTAHGDRLANIIKNPTLSDLVGGVETVTLGDEEARARRSQKSILERKAPPTFPFLIEMRERNYWVTHRTERSVDMLLIGKKPLVEIRKRDDQFKVVVERWKTYDGDGI
- the LOC103987656 gene encoding uncharacterized protein ycf45 isoform X1, yielding MGVLSVHPRPCPPNPHFSGFDFTPSSCRPRLALFSPSPRRSPLQIRRFSSPEATDDGFVVVEDDLHTLLEVLPRDLRENLQSEPRRDQLLEVILDLGRRPEARFLGESAGQYLRDKEISLEELEEAQKSLGEFGGDNRAGIEGTLHRISAIRSRKGLVVGLTCRVGRAVSGHVDMVRDLLEYRESILFLGRPGVGKTTVMREIARVLADELHKRVVIVDTSNEIGGDGDIPHAAIGGARRMQVPEPSMQHRVMIEAVENHMPEVVIVDEIGTEAEALACRSIAERGVMLIGTAHGDRLANIIKNPTLSDLVGGVETVTLGDEEARARRSQKSILERKAPPTFPFLIEMRERNYWVTHRTERSVDMLLIGKKPLVEIRKRDDQFKVVVERWKTYDGDGI